CTATTGTTCTAATTCCTTTCTTTctgttttcctcttttttcagcTGCCTATTTTCCCATCTTATCATGTCACATCTTAGATTTTCGTGCATATCATCTCTAATTTCATTCTAACCTCACTTCCCTCATTATTACAGATTCCGTAATAAATGATCGTACTCCTGCTTGGTAGAAAACTGTCCCAACATTTTTAGCATAGATATATCTATTTTGGTCTCCAGCGGAATAGTTATATTCTCATAAAAATGATGGTTGtgagtgattgaatttcaaaaatgccattccagatcattttccttttcaatttgCATTGCATAGTAACCGAGATATGTTTTCTTGAGTCGCGCTTAATCTTGTTGTTATGTTCCCACACTACTATAgacaaattttaagatgataatttGATGTTTCTTCTTTTATGTTGCAGCCAAtatttaatcttttcaaaccAATGCTGAGATCGTGTGTTGCTCCTTCGTGACCATTGTCACCACGTCTGCTTCATACAGAAGTTGGCTGCTGAATCCAACACCcgctcaaataaattatttcttttttccccaaTCATGTCGAGCAACATTCCTACCAGCAATGCtgagcaatttgttgaggagagtCTCATTGCTGGATTGATGACTGGCTCATTGCTTCAGCATAAAGACTTGCTGAACATGTTGGAAGATGTAGATGTTCGTTATCCACGGCAAAGAACACTCTTGCACGTTGGGGTGGGAATTGGTAAGGCTGATTGGGTGCAGGAGTTGTTGGCAAGAGGGGCTGACATAGACATTACGGATGACAGTCAACAGAATGCTTTGTCTtcggctgaggagatggtgcggcagttccctgaTGATGTAGAACGTTCAAAAGTTCTGGATTTGGTGACGTTGGTTCACAGGAGAGACCAAGTTATTTTGCGTCGTCTGGAGGCATCTTTGAGTAGGAGCACTGATCATGCGACACCCGTGGCGAGCCCAGAATGTGATATTGCGTCTCTCAAGTCCTCTGTGAACTCATTGAGGCGAGAGGCGATCTCTTGtgcgacagctgagctcatcTTTGGAAGAACTCAAGGCACAGGTGTGTGGCCGTGACACACTGTTGCGTTGCCTGGAAGAGGCCGTGACGTCAACAGCAGCGGATGTGATGTCAGTCAAGTTTGGATTTAGTGGGGAGGCATCTTTAAGTCAACCTACATCCGATCCGGCCGTAGCTAGGCAGGAGTGTGTGGACGCCATGATGCGAAAGACATTGATAGTGTATGGAAGTGGAGTTGATGGAATGCGTAGATTGTTTGAGAGACTGTATGATGAAGATGAATACACTGcttgcataattaaatatttgagtgGGGATGATCAGGTGAAGGTGATTGTGGACTTTGAATCTAGGaacattggaaggatgaaggagaaggttgtgCGATTGGATGGGACACAGGGGAATGGGagtaaaatttatacaatttgtgattttgagagtggGACTGTATATTTGGGTGCAAAGTATTGTTCTGGTAATAGGGAGAAAGACGTATGTGCTAGGTTAGCTTGGGCCTTATCACAATTATCtctgaaattagtttttgataatgaggggAAGCCATATAGCAAGGGAGATGTTGAACAAGAgcgtgagtggatgagggctatagaggaggtggaggagaggaggaagaggggagagggatTAGATGGGTGTATCAAATATGCATTAAATGGGAAGACACTGAAGGCAAAGGTATGTTGGCTTGCTGCAGCTGTCCCTGGTATCATCACTTATGATGGATCCACAAGAGGAGGAGCTATTTTGCAGTGGCAAGCACCTCTCCGCTCCTCTCTCTATTCTAACAATGTGATGGGAACACTGCTAGCCAAGGCAAAGGTGGGTCTTATACCTATTTCTCATGCATTTATCATTTCATTATGGTCTTAATTAAAGCATTCAAATCATTATTCGAAGCTTTATTAGCAAATAAATcgttaattcataaatttaaatatcaaaacagttttgaataataaaagatttgttggtaatttaattttccaaagtTTCCCAAAAGTGGGCTACACATTGGAGATAAGTTTTGCATGTAGAGGTAAAATTAAGCTTCTTGTACATTGGATCCTCAATCATTCATTGGAAGTCAAACATTCTATTCTGAGACGTAGATTTCTTTTCAAAAGATAACGTGTGTTATAGCTCTGATATATTCTTATGTGTCATAACTTGAAGGTGACTATTCAAAACTATCATACTCTGGATAAATATGGAAGTTAAAGaagtaaaatgaaaggaaattgaaGAGTGCCTATATTCAAATCGATATATATCAATTCAGTGGTTCATATGTGAATTCCAAACAACAGTGCAAGTCTTGCAACATTTTTCACTCATAAATAATTCTTCTGGAACATATGTTTGTTcgaagatatttaataattattgcttATAATTACTGCCATTGCATTTTTGTAAGTGGAGGTAACATTTTATCTCAATGTGAATATTTACCTAATATTGACATCATATTTTGTTTGTGAtcgcattatttttcattctattaatttatatttttcgtttcagagatgaatttggccTGGTAAACTTTGGAGATTGCGATGGAGCCAGACCTGAAGAGGAACATTCTgtttaaattcttatattttatataGCCTCTGTTTTTGTTGGGCTAACTTAATCACTCTTGTATTTTGTGCCATCATTTTGCATATCTTATGATTGTACtcagtcaatttatttatttcatgttttttacaTGGCACTTTTTCATTAGATTGGTGATCACATTTTTAGATGCATATTGTTATAATTTTGTGGACAAATAATTTAATCAGTCTTTTATTAGTTATGCTGTGGAGACGtttgtatttttgataaaaaatttatttacatctcATGTATGCTATACGTATATGGACGGAACGTACCATTTTGGCTCTGCAATGTAATACCACATTTTATTTAGCTGAAAGCCACTGTGCCCAGAAATATATTTGTAACACGTGTACATGCTGCTCTTTTCTTATTATTAGAATTATATTTTGCCGGATGTGCTCATGTTTGTGTATCCCAATAGTGAACACTGTTTTGTTTTGGTTCATTGCTTTGGCCTTGTTTGACCCATGCACTTGAgagatattttcatgtattttgcaACTATAATGATGTGGGCATAATATTGTGTAGTGCACTATATTCGTCAAAGATTATTTATTTGTCTAAAATCCGTCGTGCACATAGATCTATTTGCAATTTATGCTGCTCTTCCCTatttgttacaataatatttttctgtatataCTCTTGTTTGTTTAGCCCTTGGGTGAaggtttgtttgttttggttcattTCTCTTACCTTGTTTGACCCATGCACTTAAGAGGCATTTCCCTGTAGTTTGCAACTATATTGATGTGGGCGTAATATTGTGTACTGCACCTTATCCGTCaaagattatttatttcaatgatatggtggataatttaaatgtgatgtaaaatttaatttagcatttttcAGTCATACTTTAAGAAAGGTTTAGATGAGAtttcttttgtttcaattttttacgtatttgaaGACATTTGAGAAATGTCGTACttgtgtaatttaaaaaagttctTAAATTCATTCTCTTATGTTTGTGACCTTATTCCATTTTCATGCGATTTGGTcgttctcaaattttcaatggtgtTAGAGACGATCCTTGCCTTTATTCATTCATGCGCGCATACTTTTTCAACATTCACATATTCCTTGTATAATATTCTGTTGACTCGAAATAGTATGCATTTCCTTATTTCTTAGCAACACCAAATGTCTTCTAACTCTCACGATTGCAGAATTGGTTTTCAAGGAGTAAAGCAAATATAATGGTAAAACATTTTACTTCTTCACTTCTTATGAAATGTAGCTATTTTTGTTTCATGCCTTTGTGATGCCATTATCCTTTGGGATTCCTTGTAATTGCAGGGCCTATTGTTTTTGATGGCTGTTTATTCATCAAGTCTTTCATTGGACTGAACCCTAATCCAAGGAGGATTTGGGATTTCtgtattatttattgtttcaCCATTTTACAGCATTTTCTATTTTTGGCATTATTGATAGTCACTTattcatttccataattttattgtttgattAGCAATATCTGTTGTCTCTTTGCTACCTGGGGGGAACAGAAATTTGGTTTTAATaatgtatagtttttttttctaaaagaatATGTGTCGGTAATATCATACTAAGAAATATTTACTTGGTGCTctcaggaatttattttttagcatatttcCTGAGGGATAATAATTATGCCTTTGCTACAATATGTCAGTTGGTACAGCCAGATTAGCCATCCAGATTTTGTAACTTGTTCCATTACGTgtgaatagaatataattatttcattatctcaTCTGAAATAGTCTTattatttatggatttaaaaaagattttatgatCATGTCTGGAGGTACAAATATAACATGTTAATTGCTTACTGATTATTACATGTAAATTTCAATGTAGGATAATGAACTCATATTTATGAGAAAAACTCtctgaattaaatataataattctctGAATAAATCTCTGACTTATTCCCGTTCTTGTCTGTTGGTTTATCTCTGTAGTTGAATGGCAATACATATAGCCTCACTTGTGGTATTTCCTGTTTTCATATCTTTAGCGTTAAATTGTCTTtgcaattatttgtatttttttaacatgcccatatgtatttttttaatatgatacaATAAATaaccaatatatttattttttcaataatcatgCAGTTGTAGATGAATACCTGTTTTTGTACAATTGGCTAGTTTTATTGAGTGGTTCATATACTCATACTGAGTGGTTCATAATTTATTCTGTTgcaaagcaatagggtggtttccttttattttttattgcctaatcgaaagattattacttcta
The nucleotide sequence above comes from Ischnura elegans chromosome 13, ioIscEleg1.1, whole genome shotgun sequence. Encoded proteins:
- the LOC124170320 gene encoding uncharacterized protein LOC124170320, which gives rise to MSVKFGFSGEASLSQPTSDPAVARQECVDAMMRKTLIVYGSGVDGMRRLFERLYDEDEYTACIIKYLSGDDQVKVIVDFESRNIGRMKEKVVRLDGTQGNGSKIYTICDFESGTVYLGAKYCSGNREKDVCARLAWALSQLSLKLVFDNEGKPYSKGDVEQEREWMRAIEEVEERRKRGEGLDGCIKYALNGKTLKAKVCWLAAAVPGIITYDGSTRGGAILQWQAPLRSSLYSNNVMGTLLAKAKR